TGTCTGGCTGTCTGACAGGTTCACCCAGGGATCGTCGGCCCCGGTGGGGGGAGCTGTCAAGCGGGGGCCCCGCGGGAATTCGTCAGCGCCCTGCCGACGCCCTGGTCGCCGGCCGCCGCGGCAGGCCGGAACGGGCCGGGCCGGGGGCTCAGCGGGCGGCCCACCGGTAGAGGTGCTCCGGACGCCCGGTGTCGCCGTACTTCAGGGTCAGGGTGATGTGGCCGCTGCGCTCCAGGTGCTTGAGGTAGCGCTGCGCGGTGGAACGGCTGACCCCGGAGCGCGCCGCGACCTCATGGGCGGACAGCGGATGGCCCGCCCCGTCCAGGACGCGGCGGATCAGGCCGACGGTGGCCGCCGAGTGGCCCTTGGGGAGTTCGGTGTGCGGCGCCTCGGTGGTCCGGAAGGCGCCGAAGATCCGGTCGACCTGCTCCTGTCCGGCCTCGCCGCGGCCGCCCACGCCCTCGACGGTACGGCGCAGCGCGGCATAGCCGTCGAGCTTGGCGCGCAGCCCCGAGTAGCCGAACGGCTTGACGAGGTACTGCAGCGCGCCGGAGCGCATCGCGTCCTGGATCGTGGCCACGTCGCGGGCCGCCGTCACCATGATGACGTCGGTGCGGTGGCCGAGCTGCCGCAGCCGCCGCACCAGCGCCAACCCCGTCTCGTCGGGCAGATAGTGGTCGAGCAGCACCAGGTCCACCGGGGTGCGCTCCAGCGCGGCCAGCGCCTGGGCGGCGGTGTGCGCCCGGCCCGCGACGCGGAAGCCGGGCACCTGGGAGACGTACGCGGCGTTGATCTCGGCGACGTGGAAGTCGTCGTCCACGACCAGGACGTCGATCATCGTGGCTCTCCGCTCACCGTGGGTCTTCGCTCCTCGTGGCCGTGCTGCCCGCGCGCCGGCGCGGCCGGCCGTTCGCCGGGGCCGTCCGGCGCCGCGCCGTGCGGGGCGAGCGCCTCGGGCAGCACGACCGTGAACACCGCGCCGCCGCCGGCGCGTGCGGTCACCCGCGCCATTCCGCCGTAGCGTTCGGCGAGCCGGCGCACCAGCGCCAGGCCGATGCCCCGCCCGCGCACCGGCGCGCCCCCGGCGGTCCCCGGGTGGGCGGCCTTGGTGGACCAGCCCTCGGCGAAGACCCGCTCGCGCCGCTCCGGCGGCACCCCTGGCCCGTTGTCC
The sequence above is a segment of the Streptomyces lydicus genome. Coding sequences within it:
- a CDS encoding response regulator yields the protein MIDVLVVDDDFHVAEINAAYVSQVPGFRVAGRAHTAAQALAALERTPVDLVLLDHYLPDETGLALVRRLRQLGHRTDVIMVTAARDVATIQDAMRSGALQYLVKPFGYSGLRAKLDGYAALRRTVEGVGGRGEAGQEQVDRIFGAFRTTEAPHTELPKGHSAATVGLIRRVLDGAGHPLSAHEVAARSGVSRSTAQRYLKHLERSGHITLTLKYGDTGRPEHLYRWAAR